The Falsibacillus pallidus genome has a segment encoding these proteins:
- a CDS encoding YheC/YheD family protein encodes MAKRFRLERVQSEKSLVYLPANFDENKILSTIGFGSSECQAEFLQQPNGRNVISISSKLSKELHLPSHIETIHVFTKDNCLHLGPLIGIFSSGFTPFQVRPIGERSFLFSKILSSQSAAGVVPFLFGDGHIDWEHGLINAYFFTDKGWEQEIVPFPNVVYDRLPNRRSEKLKVSKEIKERLEKDYLIPWYNPGFFNKLEIFEKLYNTPEAEIYLPETAPFQSFHQIEQMLSEHGQVFIKPQNGSLGLGVYQIIYDKKNGAYYCRYRDQQNKLQRFSSLESLAKVVFAKRSLDRMLVQQGIYLIKHQGRPLDFRVHANKDEKGEWIISAIAAKMAGNGSPTTHLNNGGEVKTLEEIYPDEQNQKLYREKLEKAALILSNALERQIGGIVAEIGFDFGIDRNGDIWLFEANSKPGRSIFSHPELREVDLLTRKLALSFGIYLTEQTFENPEELFR; translated from the coding sequence ATGGCGAAACGATTCAGACTAGAGAGAGTCCAATCTGAAAAAAGCTTGGTCTATCTCCCTGCTAATTTTGATGAAAATAAAATATTGTCGACCATTGGTTTCGGCTCTTCTGAATGCCAGGCAGAATTTCTGCAGCAGCCAAATGGAAGAAATGTCATTTCAATCAGTTCAAAGCTGTCTAAAGAGCTGCACCTCCCCAGCCACATAGAAACAATCCATGTTTTTACGAAGGACAACTGTCTTCATTTAGGACCTCTGATCGGCATTTTTTCTTCCGGTTTCACTCCCTTCCAAGTCCGTCCGATTGGCGAGAGGTCGTTTTTATTTTCAAAGATCCTTTCTTCCCAGTCCGCAGCAGGAGTCGTTCCGTTCCTTTTCGGAGATGGACATATTGATTGGGAACACGGATTGATCAATGCCTACTTTTTCACCGATAAAGGCTGGGAGCAGGAAATTGTTCCGTTTCCAAATGTAGTTTATGACAGGCTTCCTAATCGGCGAAGCGAAAAGCTTAAAGTATCGAAGGAGATTAAGGAAAGGCTTGAAAAAGACTATTTGATCCCTTGGTATAATCCGGGCTTTTTCAACAAGCTCGAAATTTTTGAAAAACTCTACAATACCCCGGAGGCTGAAATATATTTACCGGAAACCGCCCCTTTTCAATCATTTCATCAAATTGAACAAATGTTGTCAGAGCACGGGCAAGTATTCATTAAACCGCAAAATGGAAGTTTGGGTCTTGGGGTTTATCAAATCATCTATGATAAAAAGAATGGGGCCTACTATTGCCGCTATCGGGATCAACAAAATAAACTTCAGCGTTTTTCAAGTTTGGAAAGCCTGGCGAAAGTGGTTTTTGCTAAAAGGAGCCTTGACCGGATGCTCGTTCAGCAAGGCATCTATTTAATAAAGCATCAAGGCAGGCCGCTTGATTTCAGGGTACACGCCAATAAGGACGAAAAAGGAGAATGGATCATCAGTGCGATTGCGGCAAAAATGGCCGGGAATGGCTCACCAACCACCCACCTGAATAATGGCGGGGAAGTAAAGACTCTGGAAGAAATATACCCGGATGAACAGAATCAGAAATTATATCGAGAAAAGCTGGAGAAAGCAGCTTTGATCCTTTCCAATGCACTTGAAAGGCAAATCGGAGGCATCGTGGCTGAAATCGGATTTGACTTCGGAATCGATCGAAACGGGGATATATGGCTGTTTGAAGCTAATTCAAAACCGGGAAGATCTATTTTCTCCCATCCAGAATTACGGGAAGTGGATCTGCTGACGAGAAAATTAGCATTATCATTCGGAATTTATTTAACGGAACAAACATTTGAGAATCCTGAGGAATTATTTAGATGA
- a CDS encoding YheC/YheD family protein codes for MMLYFHEGSRYFSHTGVQPLFWGNNEDFVEGRGETSRFDFKMCERKNQIGPLIGILTGKNKAGLLTGNGSLFKSIQAELQEIGGFSFVFTLDDLFPQGIHGYFHHPSTDTWHETDFPYPEIIYNRLPSRKTEESESFHHLIKTLKEKEVPFFNPCFINKLDMYESFKNIPSISKHLPFTAPLMEKSALLALLEEKRNLYIKPIKQSQGKGITLLTMDESGEWRLVKEKDTARFSSFDSLWECEGDKWLAEPYLMQEMIQTKQAAGKKYDLRGHVHFGKKGYTLTGIGVRLANKQQLTTHMKRGGSLYPYHSIRNPLLETEIKSLAKHCGKALSDLYGFFGEFTFDLGLDERNHIWLFELNSKPMSFDEEEIELKKRSSIVRLFYQLTHWV; via the coding sequence ATGATGCTTTATTTCCATGAAGGCTCTCGATATTTTTCCCACACTGGTGTTCAACCTTTGTTTTGGGGGAACAACGAAGATTTCGTTGAGGGGCGGGGGGAAACGAGCCGGTTTGATTTCAAGATGTGTGAAAGGAAAAATCAAATCGGGCCACTTATCGGAATTCTAACCGGGAAGAATAAAGCGGGGCTTTTAACAGGAAACGGCTCCCTATTCAAAAGCATACAAGCAGAATTGCAGGAAATCGGAGGATTCAGCTTTGTCTTTACATTGGATGACCTTTTTCCCCAAGGCATCCATGGCTATTTTCACCATCCTTCGACCGATACTTGGCATGAAACAGATTTTCCTTATCCAGAGATCATCTATAACCGCCTTCCTTCCCGTAAAACCGAGGAAAGTGAAAGTTTTCACCATTTAATTAAAACACTGAAAGAAAAAGAAGTTCCCTTCTTCAATCCTTGCTTCATCAATAAACTGGATATGTATGAATCATTTAAAAATATCCCCTCTATTTCTAAACACCTCCCCTTTACCGCTCCACTTATGGAGAAAAGCGCACTGTTGGCGCTACTGGAGGAGAAAAGGAATCTCTATATCAAGCCCATCAAACAATCTCAAGGAAAAGGCATCACCCTCTTGACTATGGATGAGTCAGGAGAATGGAGACTGGTAAAGGAAAAAGACACAGCCCGCTTTTCATCCTTCGACTCCCTTTGGGAATGTGAGGGGGATAAATGGCTGGCAGAGCCCTACTTGATGCAGGAAATGATTCAAACCAAACAGGCTGCAGGAAAGAAATACGACCTGCGCGGGCATGTCCACTTTGGGAAGAAAGGATACACCCTTACCGGAATCGGAGTCAGGCTTGCGAACAAACAGCAGCTTACCACCCATATGAAAAGAGGCGGATCCCTCTACCCTTACCATTCCATCCGGAATCCTCTTCTGGAAACTGAAATCAAGTCCCTTGCAAAACATTGCGGGAAAGCATTATCAGACCTTTATGGCTTTTTCGGGGAATTCACATTCGATCTCGGCCTTGATGAAAGAAATCATATTTGGCTTTTCGAATTGAACTCCAAACCGATGAGTTTTGATGAAGAAGAAATCGAACTAAAAAAACGTTCAAGCATAGTGCGTCTATTTTATCAATTGACCCACTGGGTTTGA
- a CDS encoding ferritin family protein codes for MTFLEKLEKAITDEWKAYHFYKELKTKTNNPLFLEFIEEPMQDEKKHYEMFQYLHYLLTGNYYENEQEKVKFTTFKEGVLMALKDELEAADSYRDMLFEMPNQQAYQPLFTAMTDEMNHATRFSTIYNSLK; via the coding sequence ATGACTTTTTTGGAGAAGCTTGAGAAAGCCATCACGGATGAATGGAAGGCTTATCACTTTTATAAGGAACTGAAGACAAAAACAAACAATCCATTATTCCTTGAATTTATAGAAGAACCTATGCAGGATGAGAAAAAGCATTATGAGATGTTTCAATATCTTCATTATCTCCTGACAGGGAACTACTATGAAAATGAACAGGAGAAAGTGAAGTTCACCACTTTCAAAGAAGGGGTTCTGATGGCGCTGAAAGATGAACTCGAAGCAGCTGATTCTTATCGGGATATGCTTTTTGAAATGCCAAATCAGCAGGCCTACCAGCCATTGTTTACCGCTATGACGGATGAAATGAACCATGCTACCCGTTTTTCAACGATCTATAATTCATTGAAATGA
- a CDS encoding YheE family protein, whose amino-acid sequence MIQHFQFQPMYKEQRLPGWTISFYFKQNRYEGNYLPDGKIEWTSAAPPEDSVQALSSQIHDLMLYHVYDKQ is encoded by the coding sequence ATGATTCAACACTTTCAATTCCAACCAATGTACAAAGAACAGCGGCTGCCCGGATGGACAATTTCCTTCTATTTCAAACAGAACCGCTATGAAGGCAATTATCTTCCGGATGGAAAAATCGAATGGACATCTGCGGCACCGCCTGAAGATTCCGTCCAAGCACTGTCCTCCCAAATCCATGATTTAATGCTTTATCACGTATACGACAAACAATAA
- a CDS encoding metal-sensitive transcriptional regulator — MEYNQEMKNRLRRLEGQVRGVLRMMEEDKHCKDVVTQLSAIRSAVDRSIGLIVAKNLEACIKESSDQGQSAEEAIQEAVKMLVKSR, encoded by the coding sequence ATGGAATATAATCAAGAGATGAAAAATCGTCTGCGCCGTCTCGAAGGGCAAGTTAGAGGCGTTCTTCGAATGATGGAGGAAGATAAGCACTGCAAGGATGTCGTGACACAGCTGTCAGCCATCCGTTCTGCTGTCGATCGTTCAATCGGTCTGATTGTGGCGAAGAATTTGGAAGCATGCATCAAGGAATCCTCCGATCAGGGGCAAAGTGCTGAAGAGGCAATTCAAGAAGCAGTCAAGATGCTCGTCAAGAGCCGATAA